From Candidatus Kryptonium sp., the proteins below share one genomic window:
- a CDS encoding M14 family metallopeptidase → MKRRIGFIFFTFVILAFNLSIAQISSPEKFFGFKIGEDRKLIGWDEIVRYLSYVDKNSERIIIEELGKTTLGKSFIVVVASSEKNMKDLQRLKSIQRKLAKPYDLDEREARNLIRDGKVFVLITMNIHSTEIASSQESVELVYEFATRNDEEMRNILDNCVILLIPSLNPDGQQMVVDWYKKHLGTKYESSPMPWLYHYYAGHDNNRDWHFFSLVETRLTAKVLYHDWFPQVVFDQHQMGSNGPRFFVPPYSDPVNPNVLPEIMALTNLFGKYIVFDMIQKGFKGVVTGGRFNAYFQGTMSKTPLWHNRVGILSEAASVRIATPIYIPYGSVEGLGDEIPDNSLSNNNLYPFEEGWWRLRDIIDYEKAATYAILNFSSLNREKILWTFYSANKKSIQKGMTEPPFAYLIDLNSQHDPNSAIELVKRLQFAGIEIYKAKRSFNVGNVIFSENTIVIPLAQPSRPFIKDVMEVQNYPDIRLYPDGPPKRPYDVTAWTLPLQMGVDVFELKEKVDLPIQKIEKVDFGDSKFSGKGRYFVIDRRFINSYRLVNLLLKSGVKVFYSKDTRFKGSFVVKNERDVYNKINSQVRNLGLEIKLLDDIADTNLVEIKSKKIGIYQPWITSMDEGWTRLVLDSFYFDYIVLHNQDIKEKKTFDELDVLILPSMGASAIVEGREFREQRRIDLPQIPEEYSGGIGKQGVDNIREFIRKGGTLVALGEASDFVIEQIGVPVRNILKNVSIKEFFAPGTIVKLKINAPDNPLAYGLRGYVPAYMINSIAFETSPYSNEVSTIASFDNAEILLSGYLLGAEKIKGKSALCEVPYDKGKIIMFAFRTQHRSQTWATFKFLFNAILN, encoded by the coding sequence ATGAAGAGAAGAATCGGGTTTATTTTCTTTACATTTGTAATCTTGGCGTTTAATTTATCAATCGCTCAAATTTCTTCACCAGAAAAATTTTTTGGCTTTAAAATCGGTGAGGATAGAAAGCTCATCGGATGGGATGAGATAGTTAGATATTTAAGCTATGTTGATAAGAATTCCGAGAGAATAATCATTGAAGAACTTGGTAAGACAACGCTTGGAAAATCTTTTATCGTTGTGGTAGCATCGTCGGAGAAAAATATGAAAGATTTACAGAGATTGAAATCTATCCAAAGAAAACTTGCTAAACCATATGATCTTGACGAAAGGGAAGCAAGAAATTTAATTCGTGATGGGAAGGTTTTTGTTCTTATAACGATGAATATACATTCAACAGAGATTGCCTCAAGTCAAGAGTCCGTTGAGTTGGTTTATGAATTTGCGACGCGAAATGATGAAGAAATGAGAAACATACTTGATAATTGCGTGATTCTTCTGATACCGTCGCTTAATCCAGATGGACAGCAAATGGTAGTTGACTGGTATAAAAAACATCTTGGAACGAAATACGAATCTTCACCGATGCCGTGGCTTTATCATTATTATGCTGGGCATGATAACAATCGGGATTGGCACTTCTTTAGCTTAGTTGAAACCAGATTAACGGCGAAAGTCTTGTATCATGATTGGTTCCCGCAGGTTGTTTTTGATCAGCATCAAATGGGCTCAAATGGTCCTCGCTTTTTTGTCCCTCCATATTCCGATCCTGTTAATCCGAATGTTCTACCAGAGATAATGGCTCTTACGAATCTCTTTGGTAAATATATCGTTTTTGATATGATTCAAAAAGGTTTCAAAGGCGTTGTAACTGGTGGAAGATTCAATGCTTATTTTCAAGGGACGATGTCAAAGACACCATTATGGCATAATAGAGTTGGTATTTTATCTGAAGCAGCAAGCGTAAGAATTGCAACTCCGATTTATATCCCATATGGGAGCGTTGAAGGACTCGGTGACGAAATCCCGGACAATAGTTTATCAAATAATAACCTTTATCCGTTTGAAGAAGGTTGGTGGAGATTAAGAGATATAATTGATTATGAAAAAGCTGCAACCTATGCTATTTTGAATTTCTCATCCCTTAATAGAGAAAAGATTCTTTGGACTTTCTACAGTGCAAATAAGAAGTCAATTCAAAAAGGAATGACCGAACCGCCTTTTGCTTATTTGATTGACTTGAATTCTCAACATGATCCTAATTCTGCGATTGAACTTGTCAAAAGATTACAATTCGCAGGTATTGAGATTTATAAAGCAAAGAGAAGCTTTAATGTCGGGAATGTTATATTTTCTGAAAATACTATTGTAATTCCACTTGCACAACCGAGCCGACCATTTATAAAAGATGTAATGGAAGTTCAAAACTATCCTGATATCCGTCTCTATCCGGATGGACCTCCAAAAAGACCTTATGATGTTACCGCATGGACATTGCCACTGCAAATGGGAGTTGATGTCTTTGAATTAAAAGAAAAAGTTGATTTGCCAATCCAAAAAATTGAAAAAGTAGATTTTGGTGATTCAAAGTTCAGTGGAAAGGGTAGGTATTTCGTAATTGACAGAAGGTTTATAAATTCTTATCGTCTTGTCAATTTGCTTTTAAAAAGCGGTGTCAAAGTTTTTTACAGCAAAGACACAAGATTTAAAGGAAGTTTTGTAGTAAAAAATGAGCGAGATGTTTATAACAAAATCAATTCACAGGTACGAAATCTCGGACTTGAAATAAAACTTTTAGATGATATCGCTGATACGAACCTTGTTGAGATAAAGTCAAAGAAAATTGGTATTTATCAACCATGGATCACAAGTATGGATGAGGGATGGACACGACTTGTGCTTGATAGCTTTTACTTTGATTATATAGTCCTTCATAATCAGGATATAAAGGAGAAAAAGACATTTGATGAACTTGATGTTTTAATCTTGCCGAGCATGGGAGCGAGTGCAATTGTTGAAGGTCGCGAATTTAGAGAACAGCGTAGGATTGATTTACCACAGATCCCAGAGGAATACAGCGGAGGAATAGGGAAGCAAGGGGTTGACAATATAAGAGAGTTTATCAGGAAAGGAGGAACGCTTGTAGCTCTTGGGGAGGCAAGTGATTTTGTAATTGAACAAATTGGAGTTCCAGTTAGAAACATTTTGAAAAATGTAAGTATAAAAGAGTTCTTCGCCCCGGGAACAATTGTTAAATTAAAAATTAACGCTCCTGATAATCCTCTCGCATACGGCTTAAGAGGATATGTCCCAGCTTATATGATTAACTCCATTGCCTTTGAAACGAGCCCTTATTCTAACGAGGTTTCAACGATTGCTTCTTTTGATAATGCAGAGATTTTGTTAAGTGGTTATCTTCTTGGAGCGGAAAAAATAAAAGGGAAATCTGCTCTTTGTGAGGTCCCTTACGATAAAGGTAAAATTATAATGTTTGCTTTTAGAACTCAGCATAGATCGCAAACTTGGGCAACTTTTAAATTTTTATTTAATGCGATTTTGAACTAA
- a CDS encoding EamA family transporter, whose protein sequence is MQLRQFIEKTPIKIFLFVFICFIWGSTWLTIKIGLQELPVMFSLSLRFLLAGIVLLILLKTLNIQVPINEKQLFLYLYLTFFSFLIPFLLVYWAELTIPSNLASILFSTMPFFASIFSRVFLKEDLNLIQKIGLLLGFTGVVFVFNINTQNLGNIFSSQDRQFIISMIAVVISAFLNASVLIVVKKYGTDIHPLAINFIPLNLSGLILLILSGVFEEWSTVKFGLKGIGSVIYLGVFGSVVTFTVYYWLLKKIPAVIMSLTAFLTPVFAVLIGVFIGKETITVNILVGAFLVLVGMIFVNSSFLIKKFALEKLSKEKK, encoded by the coding sequence ATGCAACTGCGACAGTTTATTGAAAAAACGCCTATCAAAATTTTTCTGTTTGTTTTTATATGTTTTATTTGGGGCTCAACTTGGCTGACCATAAAAATTGGGTTGCAGGAATTACCGGTGATGTTTTCACTATCGCTTCGCTTTTTACTCGCTGGTATAGTGCTTTTGATTCTTTTGAAGACATTAAACATTCAGGTTCCAATAAATGAAAAACAACTTTTTCTTTATCTATATCTAACTTTTTTCTCCTTCTTGATCCCTTTTCTACTTGTTTACTGGGCAGAGCTTACCATCCCAAGTAATCTTGCGAGCATTCTTTTCTCAACGATGCCGTTTTTTGCGTCAATTTTTTCAAGGGTATTTTTGAAAGAGGATTTGAACCTGATTCAGAAAATCGGTTTACTTCTTGGATTTACAGGCGTTGTTTTCGTTTTTAACATAAATACACAAAATTTGGGAAATATCTTTTCCTCGCAAGACAGGCAATTTATCATTAGTATGATTGCGGTTGTAATCAGTGCTTTTCTTAACGCATCTGTGTTAATTGTTGTTAAAAAATATGGAACTGATATTCATCCGCTTGCAATTAATTTCATTCCGTTGAATTTAAGTGGTTTAATTCTTTTGATTTTGTCTGGAGTTTTTGAAGAATGGAGCACAGTTAAATTTGGATTGAAAGGGATTGGGAGCGTAATTTATCTTGGAGTTTTTGGCTCAGTGGTAACATTTACGGTTTATTATTGGCTTTTAAAGAAGATCCCAGCGGTTATAATGTCGTTAACGGCTTTTCTTACACCGGTTTTTGCAGTATTGATCGGAGTTTTCATCGGGAAAGAGACAATAACTGTAAACATCTTGGTTGGTGCTTTTCTCGTGCTGGTTGGAATGATTTTCGTGAATTCGTCTTTTTTGATCAAAAAATTTGCGTTAGAAAAATTATCTAAAGAGAAAAAATGA
- a CDS encoding M1 family aminopeptidase: MLTLNFAISQTQDDFDILHYEIYIDLLDGLKQRNGYYKGYVKIKFRTNRNLNEINLHSASVIQIDSILFNRAVLNYQQSYENLKIFLPYVISQGETLTVAIYFKRESNLDRGFYFYRSDEVSPNLPSDIAYTMTQPSDSRYWFPCYDEPWDKATVDVIVKVKNDFLVASNGLLLRDEISGEGRIFHWRSIYPMSTYLIAFATSRYITFSDWYRKISNPSDSIEIKYYVWREDSTKAVQAFRNVVDMMKFFSQKFGEYPFEKYGMVAVYPFRYGGMEHQTMTTIHRRWLDGNYEGGIAHELAHQWWGNLVTCENWAEIWLNEGFASYGDALYTEYKYGRESFKNKLKSWANAYFREDSIIRYPIYNPPPSKLFGTAVYYKGAWVLHMLRNLVGDSVFFEILKEWGRRYAYGTGTTSKFIGVVNDVTGKDYSWFFEQWVYDSGYPVIESIIYSTTEQSKLTLRFRLRQIQRSSRIFKFPIDLKIQTQNLDTLLTFWTYTQDTTFVFSIDGTTPLSGLNIQVDPEEKVLKRIIGVTSVYAPLIYNFNLYQNYPNPFNLSTIIQFEIAGDGEIYDCELKVFDLLGKEVRKIFAGKLTRGRYIFNFTADDLPSGVYFYELKVHANGKQIYRKNRKMILVK, encoded by the coding sequence GTGTTAACCTTAAATTTTGCGATTTCGCAAACTCAAGATGATTTTGATATCCTTCATTATGAAATTTACATTGATCTTCTTGATGGGCTTAAACAACGCAATGGATATTATAAGGGATATGTCAAAATAAAATTCCGCACCAACAGAAATTTAAATGAAATCAATCTTCATTCAGCAAGCGTTATCCAAATTGACTCAATTCTTTTCAACAGAGCAGTGTTAAACTATCAACAAAGTTATGAGAATTTGAAAATTTTTCTTCCATATGTGATCTCACAAGGTGAGACATTAACTGTTGCAATTTATTTCAAGAGGGAATCAAATCTTGATCGCGGGTTCTATTTTTATAGAAGTGATGAAGTATCGCCTAACCTTCCATCTGATATAGCCTATACGATGACACAGCCATCGGATTCAAGATATTGGTTTCCGTGCTATGATGAACCTTGGGATAAAGCAACTGTTGATGTGATAGTAAAAGTAAAGAATGATTTTTTGGTTGCCTCAAATGGTCTATTGCTCCGTGACGAGATCAGCGGTGAAGGCCGGATCTTTCACTGGCGTTCAATATATCCGATGTCAACTTATTTAATTGCTTTCGCAACCTCAAGATATATAACATTTTCTGATTGGTATCGTAAGATTTCAAATCCATCTGATTCAATTGAAATTAAGTATTATGTCTGGAGGGAGGATTCAACCAAGGCGGTTCAGGCATTTAGAAATGTCGTTGACATGATGAAATTTTTTTCCCAAAAATTTGGTGAATATCCATTTGAGAAATATGGAATGGTTGCGGTTTATCCATTTCGGTATGGCGGGATGGAGCATCAGACGATGACAACAATTCACAGAAGATGGCTTGATGGAAATTATGAAGGTGGGATAGCTCACGAGCTTGCGCATCAGTGGTGGGGTAACCTCGTCACTTGCGAAAATTGGGCAGAGATATGGTTAAACGAAGGTTTTGCTTCTTACGGTGATGCTTTATATACGGAGTATAAATATGGTAGAGAAAGCTTTAAAAATAAACTTAAAAGTTGGGCGAATGCTTACTTTAGAGAGGATTCAATAATAAGATATCCAATCTACAATCCGCCACCTTCAAAACTGTTTGGGACAGCAGTTTATTACAAAGGCGCTTGGGTTTTGCATATGTTAAGAAATTTAGTTGGTGATTCAGTGTTTTTTGAAATCCTAAAAGAATGGGGAAGAAGATATGCTTATGGAACAGGAACTACTTCAAAATTTATCGGGGTTGTGAATGATGTTACTGGAAAAGATTATTCTTGGTTCTTTGAGCAATGGGTTTATGATTCAGGATATCCCGTTATTGAATCAATTATCTACTCAACAACAGAGCAGTCCAAGTTGACTTTACGGTTTAGGTTAAGACAAATTCAGAGGAGCTCAAGAATTTTTAAATTTCCAATTGATTTGAAAATTCAAACGCAAAATCTTGATACGCTTTTAACTTTCTGGACATATACTCAAGATACGACTTTTGTTTTCTCAATTGATGGAACCACGCCTTTGAGCGGATTAAATATTCAAGTTGATCCCGAAGAAAAAGTTTTAAAAAGAATAATCGGTGTTACCTCGGTTTATGCTCCATTGATTTACAACTTCAACCTTTATCAAAATTATCCGAACCCGTTCAATTTAAGCACAATCATTCAATTTGAAATTGCGGGTGATGGGGAAATTTACGATTGCGAGTTGAAAGTTTTTGATTTACTTGGTAAAGAAGTAAGAAAAATTTTCGCTGGCAAGCTTACTCGGGGAAGGTATATTTTTAATTTCACGGCAGATGATCTTCCGTCTGGGGTATATTTTTATGAGTTAAAGGTTCACGCGAACGGAAAACAGATATACCGAAAGAATAGGAAAATGATTTTGGTAAAATAA